In Halarcobacter mediterraneus, the following proteins share a genomic window:
- a CDS encoding response regulator transcription factor translates to MDDEDFIRENAVEYLKFYCDNVYEAKDGEDGLIKYNKYKPDIIITDIKMPKLNGLNMIKRIRQKDKLSKIIVATAFLETSYLLEAIELGLIKYLVKPLSEDNLLPVLKLCIENIIEEKSIFNIDKIFTFDLFNDSLFYKEKQIILTKTELSFLKLLITNRNRVVKYSEFNDKIWNGEMSDNALRSIVKELRKKISKKAIKNVSGIGYQINE, encoded by the coding sequence AAAATTTTATTGTGATAATGTTTATGAAGCAAAAGATGGAGAAGATGGTTTAATAAAATATAATAAATATAAACCTGATATTATTATTACAGATATTAAAATGCCTAAACTTAATGGACTTAATATGATTAAAAGAATTAGGCAAAAAGACAAATTAAGCAAAATTATAGTTGCAACAGCTTTTCTTGAAACTTCTTATTTACTAGAAGCTATAGAGTTAGGTTTAATTAAATACTTAGTAAAACCACTTTCAGAAGATAATTTATTGCCTGTTTTAAAATTATGTATAGAAAATATAATTGAAGAGAAATCTATTTTTAATATAGATAAAATTTTTACTTTTGATCTTTTTAATGATTCTCTATTTTATAAAGAAAAACAAATAATATTGACTAAAACAGAACTTTCTTTTTTAAAACTTCTTATTACAAACCGTAATAGAGTTGTAAAATATTCTGAATTTAATGATAAAATTTGGAATGGAGAGATGAGTGATAATGCCTTAAGGTCAATTGTAAAAGAACTAAGAAAAAAAATCTCAAAAAAAGCTATTAAAAATGTATCTGGTATAGGTTATCAAATAAATGAGTAA
- a CDS encoding sensor histidine kinase, with translation MSKMIKLPIYIFLILNFLNADIIKSIEILTPTKSYSNLEDIKKSKDFKTINLPVIISTKDNHYLKISLDNTQLNNQNKILEFNKEVELLEFNKSIHISSLNKDSIIEYSMNSPYNILFLKIPIDINNKDFLNYTDFDINIYEKNEFISKQMFLNKLYGVAYGIVFAAFLYYLALYIFNKEKSYIFYSLTQLSMLFILFSVLSKELSSNKTMMDIILFSFFLFSNLFTQHFLNTKYKSPKIHFILKLSIYIFIINLLSGHLFNFYFFEESAPLSSLLVIYIIAAIRCYEKNNFPILFYLLAWSLLILSFLFIQLEFYFIQKGITINPSLLMHFISPLESLILAFALSYKMSILKKEKNEQKELLLHQSKLASMGEMISNIAHQWRQPLTHISYIFMNLKTSFEKDRLTQEYFYKKTNEATMQLNFMSETIDDFRNFFKVTKQKENFSINNAINEVIQLLSGILKTNNITVSLNASEEIIIQSYKGEFLQVLFNILNNAKDELIEKNKKNANIKINLQKNKEITIQIIDNAGGIKKEILDKIFEPYFTTKDKGLGIGLYMSKTIIENHMNGKLNVKNNEDGAIFSIILP, from the coding sequence ATGAGTAAAATGATAAAGCTTCCTATATATATATTTCTTATATTAAACTTTTTAAATGCAGATATCATAAAAAGTATAGAAATACTAACTCCAACAAAAAGTTATTCAAACCTTGAAGACATAAAAAAATCAAAAGATTTTAAAACAATAAATCTACCTGTAATAATTAGTACAAAAGATAATCATTATCTTAAAATATCTTTAGATAATACCCAACTAAATAACCAAAATAAAATATTAGAGTTTAATAAGGAAGTAGAACTTTTAGAGTTTAATAAAAGTATACATATCTCCTCTTTAAATAAAGACTCAATTATTGAATACTCTATGAATAGTCCATATAATATTTTATTTTTAAAAATACCAATAGATATAAACAATAAAGATTTTCTAAATTATACAGATTTTGATATAAATATTTATGAAAAAAATGAATTTATTTCAAAACAGATGTTTTTGAATAAATTATATGGGGTAGCTTATGGTATAGTTTTTGCTGCATTTTTATATTACTTAGCTTTATACATATTTAATAAAGAAAAAAGCTATATTTTTTACTCTTTAACACAATTATCAATGTTATTTATTCTCTTTTCAGTATTATCAAAAGAACTATCGAGTAATAAAACTATGATGGATATCATACTTTTTTCTTTTTTCTTATTTTCAAATCTTTTTACACAACACTTTTTAAATACCAAATATAAAAGTCCAAAAATCCATTTTATATTAAAGCTTTCAATATACATTTTTATAATAAACTTGTTAAGTGGACATCTTTTTAATTTTTATTTTTTTGAGGAAAGTGCCCCTTTATCAAGCCTTTTAGTGATATATATCATTGCTGCTATAAGATGTTATGAAAAAAATAATTTTCCTATACTCTTTTACTTGTTAGCATGGAGTCTTTTAATATTGTCTTTTTTATTTATACAGTTAGAATTTTATTTTATTCAAAAAGGTATAACTATTAATCCAAGCTTACTAATGCATTTTATTTCACCTTTAGAATCACTAATTTTAGCATTTGCATTATCTTATAAGATGAGTATATTAAAAAAAGAGAAAAATGAACAAAAAGAACTTTTATTACATCAAAGTAAACTAGCTTCAATGGGAGAGATGATAAGTAATATTGCTCATCAATGGAGACAACCTTTAACTCACATTTCATATATTTTTATGAATTTAAAAACTTCTTTTGAAAAAGATAGATTAACTCAAGAATATTTTTATAAAAAAACAAATGAAGCAACTATGCAATTAAATTTTATGTCAGAAACAATTGATGATTTTAGAAACTTTTTTAAAGTAACTAAACAAAAAGAAAACTTTTCCATAAATAATGCTATTAATGAGGTAATTCAACTACTAAGTGGTATATTAAAAACAAATAACATTACTGTAAGTCTAAATGCTAGTGAAGAAATTATTATACAATCTTATAAAGGGGAGTTTTTACAAGTTTTATTTAATATTCTTAATAATGCGAAAGATGAATTAATTGAAAAAAACAAGAAAAATGCTAATATAAAAATTAATCTTCAAAAAAATAAAGAAATCACAATCCAAATCATAGATAATGCTGGAGGAATAAAAAAAGAAATCCTAGATAAAATCTTTGAACCCTATTTTACAACAAAAGACAAAGGTTTAGGTATAGGTTTATATATGAGTAAAACTATTATAGAAAATCATATGAATGGAAAGTTAAATGTGAAGAATAATGAAGATGGTGCTATTTTTAGTATTATTTTACCTTAA
- a CDS encoding helix-turn-helix domain-containing protein — MDYIPKNFLGHFNVFKRANGTTSQITYNKRDYFKITLLKGKIKINYADKTVQSDNYALMFSDPLVPYSWEPLDENQDGYFCIFTESFFNKFGQIRDYPVFQTNQNKVFILDDFARKEVEKIYLKMLEEINSDYTYKEDVLKNLVFELIHYAMKIQPASIIDLEKEEKKSKIYLLFNELLQRQFPIESIYQRLELKSAADFARQLNIHTNHLNKVLKENTNKTTSELIAQRVMQEAKVLLKHTTYNISDISFCLGFEEPSYFINFFKKRENTTPLKYRKSINI, encoded by the coding sequence TTGGATTATATCCCTAAAAATTTCCTTGGTCATTTTAATGTTTTTAAAAGAGCCAACGGCACAACTTCACAAATAACTTACAATAAAAGAGATTATTTTAAAATCACTTTATTAAAAGGTAAAATCAAAATTAATTATGCAGATAAAACTGTACAAAGTGACAATTATGCTTTAATGTTTTCAGACCCTTTAGTTCCATATAGTTGGGAGCCTTTAGATGAAAACCAAGACGGATACTTTTGTATTTTTACAGAATCTTTTTTTAATAAATTTGGTCAAATAAGAGATTATCCTGTATTTCAAACAAATCAAAACAAAGTGTTTATCTTAGATGATTTTGCACGTAAGGAAGTAGAAAAGATTTATCTTAAAATGCTTGAAGAGATAAATTCAGACTATACTTACAAAGAAGATGTTTTAAAAAACTTAGTTTTTGAGCTTATTCATTATGCTATGAAAATACAACCTGCTTCTATAATAGATTTAGAAAAAGAAGAAAAAAAATCAAAAATATATTTACTTTTTAATGAACTTCTTCAAAGGCAATTTCCTATTGAATCTATTTACCAAAGACTAGAGCTAAAAAGTGCTGCAGATTTTGCAAGACAATTAAATATTCATACAAATCATTTAAATAAAGTTCTAAAAGAGAATACAAATAAAACAACCTCTGAACTAATAGCTCAAAGAGTTATGCAAGAAGCAAAGGTTTTACTCAAACACACAACTTATAATATCTCTGATATCTCTTTTTGTTTAGGTTTTGAAGAGCCTTCTTATTTTATAAACTTCTTTAAAAAAAGAGAAAATACAACTCCTTTAAAATATAGAAAATCAATAAATATTTGA
- a CDS encoding carboxymuconolactone decarboxylase family protein, whose amino-acid sequence MKKIIVLCILVILQTISLAEDTQKGLEMKSERFKIGWEKLKEVDGSAGENVVKSLKDIAPDFADLLIEFPFGDVYSRKELDLKSREIATIAALTAMGNASPQLKVHIQAGLNVGLTKKEIVEIIMQMSVYSGFPSALNGLFAAKEVFENEKK is encoded by the coding sequence ATGAAAAAGATTATTGTTCTTTGTATTTTAGTTATTTTACAAACAATATCACTTGCAGAAGATACACAAAAAGGATTAGAAATGAAATCAGAAAGATTTAAAATAGGTTGGGAAAAACTAAAAGAAGTAGATGGTAGTGCTGGTGAAAATGTGGTTAAATCATTAAAAGATATAGCCCCAGACTTTGCTGATTTACTAATTGAATTTCCATTTGGAGATGTTTATAGTAGAAAAGAATTAGACTTAAAATCAAGAGAAATAGCTACTATTGCAGCACTTACAGCTATGGGAAATGCAAGCCCTCAATTAAAAGTACATATTCAAGCAGGATTAAATGTAGGATTGACAAAAAAAGAGATTGTGGAAATCATAATGCAAATGTCAGTTTATAGTGGTTTTCCTTCTGCTTTAAATGGTTTATTTGCAGCAAAAGAAGTTTTTGAGAATGAAAAAAAGTAA
- a CDS encoding YbhB/YbcL family Raf kinase inhibitor-like protein: MKKILLALTFIAVSVFAQNFTLKSDTLKGQLTKTQEFKGFGCTGENVSPDLSWENAPKGTKSFAVTVYDPDAPTGSGWWHWVVFDIPKDKTTLETGFGSKEHKNIVQSITNYGKSGFGGACPPKGDKAHRYIFTVYALDTDKLGLDKNTNPAVVGYYLNSHTLAKASLISYYGR; encoded by the coding sequence ATGAAAAAAATATTACTTGCCTTAACTTTTATAGCAGTAAGTGTTTTTGCACAAAACTTTACTTTAAAAAGTGATACTTTAAAAGGTCAATTAACAAAAACACAAGAATTTAAGGGCTTTGGTTGTACTGGTGAAAATGTTTCTCCTGATTTATCATGGGAAAATGCTCCAAAAGGAACAAAATCTTTTGCTGTAACAGTTTATGATCCAGATGCTCCTACAGGTTCTGGATGGTGGCATTGGGTAGTTTTTGATATCCCAAAAGATAAAACGACTTTAGAAACAGGATTTGGTTCTAAAGAGCATAAAAATATAGTTCAAAGTATTACAAATTATGGTAAAAGTGGTTTTGGTGGTGCTTGTCCTCCTAAAGGAGATAAAGCTCATAGATATATTTTTACAGTATATGCTTTAGATACAGATAAATTAGGTTTAGATAAAAATACTAATCCAGCAGTAGTAGGATACTATTTAAATAGTCATACTCTTGCAAAAGCTTCACTTATTTCTTATTATGGAAGATAA
- the argC gene encoding N-acetyl-gamma-glutamyl-phosphate reductase: MDKLLKIIITNFEVIMKYKIFVDGQHGTTGLKIHEMLENREEIELLSIKEEEKKDINKRKELLNSADLVFLCLPDAASIESVSLITNDKVKVIDASTAHRTNPTWTYGVPELTSNNREKIKNSTRVCVPGCHASGLIIAMKPLIVNKLLANSQKLICHSITGFSGGGKTMIEDYENGKFEDIGGQRPYALSLNHKHLPEMKYILELDEAPIFTPSVGNFKQGMLVMSYLAKKDFQKEISRKEILELYKNYYKDETFINIIEDNETYLDAGLLNPMKCNNTNSLEISVYENDTDLVIISRLDNLGKGASGAAVQCMNLMLGIDETKGLKTVKN; this comes from the coding sequence TTGGATAAACTATTAAAAATAATTATAACAAACTTTGAGGTAATAATGAAATATAAAATATTTGTTGATGGACAACATGGAACAACAGGACTAAAAATCCATGAAATGCTAGAAAATCGAGAAGAGATTGAACTATTAAGCATAAAAGAAGAAGAAAAAAAAGATATAAATAAAAGAAAAGAACTTCTTAATAGTGCTGATTTAGTTTTTTTATGTCTTCCTGATGCTGCTTCAATAGAATCAGTTAGTTTAATTACAAATGATAAAGTTAAAGTAATTGATGCAAGTACAGCTCACAGAACAAATCCTACTTGGACTTATGGAGTGCCTGAATTAACTTCAAATAATAGAGAAAAAATAAAAAATTCTACTAGAGTTTGTGTACCAGGTTGTCATGCAAGTGGTTTAATCATAGCGATGAAACCTCTAATTGTAAATAAACTATTAGCAAATTCTCAAAAACTAATTTGCCATTCAATCACTGGTTTTAGTGGTGGTGGTAAAACTATGATAGAAGATTATGAAAATGGAAAGTTTGAAGATATTGGAGGTCAAAGACCTTATGCTCTTTCACTTAATCATAAGCACCTACCAGAAATGAAATATATTTTAGAACTTGATGAAGCACCAATCTTTACTCCAAGTGTAGGTAATTTCAAACAAGGTATGCTTGTAATGAGTTATTTAGCAAAAAAAGATTTTCAAAAAGAAATATCAAGAAAAGAGATTTTAGAATTATATAAAAATTACTATAAAGATGAAACTTTTATAAATATTATAGAAGATAATGAAACTTATCTTGACGCAGGATTATTAAATCCTATGAAATGTAATAATACAAATAGTTTAGAAATTTCTGTCTATGAAAATGATACAGATTTAGTAATCATTTCAAGACTTGATAACCTTGGGAAAGGTGCATCAGGAGCAGCAGTTCAATGTATGAACCTTATGCTTGGAATAGATGAAACAAAAGGTTTAAAAACAGTTAAAAACTAG
- a CDS encoding helix-hairpin-helix domain-containing protein has protein sequence MAFIKEEKEKLLQVKFVGETVIKRFEQAGINSLEQLSKSSVEEITDIVSDILNSTCWKNSPQAKKAVQNAIDFAKEYKKTN, from the coding sequence ATGGCTTTTATAAAAGAAGAAAAAGAGAAGTTATTACAAGTAAAGTTTGTAGGTGAAACTGTAATAAAAAGATTTGAACAAGCTGGAATAAACTCTTTGGAACAGTTAAGTAAAAGTAGTGTTGAAGAGATTACAGATATTGTTTCAGATATTTTAAATAGTACTTGTTGGAAAAACTCTCCACAAGCAAAAAAAGCTGTTCAAAATGCAATAGATTTTGCAAAAGAGTATAAAAAAACTAACTAG
- a CDS encoding ion transporter, with amino-acid sequence MDFRSKLYLIFEKPTRHRFGVFFQVLIYLNILISITVMFLETEKTLSEYSNTFQKINMINIFLFTIEYILRIYSRKKNRVKYMFTPFMIIDLIVLLPFYLTIFNIDLGFLRGLRVIRIFKLFRLAKFNEFDKIIIEIFREKKEEFLYIVIAIFVLLFTLTPLVYFVESKAQPEVFTSMSTTLWWAVTTFTTVGYGDMYPITTLGRILTTFVSALGIAFYAIPGSIFTSSLLDKINEKRRKRKIK; translated from the coding sequence ATGGATTTTCGTAGTAAACTATATTTAATTTTTGAAAAGCCAACAAGACATAGGTTTGGTGTATTTTTTCAAGTATTAATATATTTAAATATTCTTATTAGTATAACTGTAATGTTTCTTGAAACAGAAAAAACATTAAGTGAATATTCTAATACTTTCCAAAAAATTAATATGATTAATATTTTTTTATTTACTATTGAATATATATTGAGAATTTATTCTAGGAAAAAAAATAGAGTGAAATATATGTTTACTCCTTTTATGATTATAGATTTAATTGTATTATTGCCTTTTTATTTAACAATTTTTAATATTGATTTAGGTTTTTTACGAGGTCTTAGAGTTATTAGAATATTTAAATTATTTAGATTAGCAAAGTTTAATGAGTTTGATAAGATAATAATTGAAATCTTTAGAGAAAAAAAAGAAGAGTTTCTTTACATTGTCATAGCAATATTTGTTTTATTATTTACTTTAACTCCTTTAGTTTATTTTGTAGAATCAAAAGCTCAACCAGAAGTATTTACAAGTATGTCAACTACATTGTGGTGGGCTGTTACAACTTTTACTACTGTTGGTTATGGAGATATGTATCCAATTACTACATTAGGTAGAATTCTCACTACTTTTGTAAGTGCCTTAGGAATTGCTTTTTATGCAATTCCAGGAAGTATTTTTACTAGTAGTTTATTAGATAAGATAAATGAGAAAAGAAGAAAAAGAAAAATAAAGTGA